GATCGAAGACAGCGGGAAGAAGATCGTAATCGACGTCGATCAAGTGAATCGCCTCTTCCGCCGCCTCCACCGTCTCCGCCGCCACCGCGGCAACGCGATCGCCGACAAAGCGCACCTTGTCCCAGCACAGCACCGGCAGATCGCGAATCTGTTTGCCGATGAGATAGCCTTTGACATCTGCGCCGGTAATGATCGCCCGCACGCCGGCAACTTTCACCGCCTTGGAAACATCGACACTGCGAATGCGCGCGTGGGGATGCGGGCTGCGGAGAATCTTCGCCCACAGGAGATTCGCGATTTTCAAATCGGCGGCGTAAACCGTCTGCCCGCTGACTTTGTCCTTGCCCTCACCGCGCGGCACCGAAGTGCCGATCGCTTTGAATTCAGCCATGGTGTGTTGTCCTCGTCCGGTTCAGTTCAGTCATCCAGGTAATTAGTACGCAACCTAGCAAGCGTCAAGGATAAGTAATTTTCTGGAGTTGATTTCCCCTCATCTCCGATTCTCTCCCCCTCGACGGGGGAGAGTTAGAGGTTGCGTCCCGATCGCCCTGAGCATCGTCGAAGGGTGCGGCCAATTCATCTTCTCACTGTTTCGGCGGCAAGAGATGCGCGGCTCCCCCAGCCTTGCCCACTTTCAATGAATGTTCCATCTTGGTGTCTATGATCGGATGGTTAAGGTCACGAAAAAAATTTATCGGGTCTTCCCCCTGTTGAACTTTTTTAATTTCACGCAGCAGCATTTCGCGATACTGCACCACGCCGTGGTCCGACACGGCCAAACGTTCGCGGGTGCGGTCGTGCACCGGTCCCTGAGTTTCCCATGCCATGAAATCCTGCGCATCGACCTCGTCGAGACGATGCTTGGTGCCCGGATGGCGCGCATCCGGAGGATTCTTGAACGGCTTGCGATAATTGATCGGCACCTCGCCGTTGGCCGGCCGCGGCTGAACCGAATCCGGCACGAAGTGCACGTAGACGATCCAAGTATGATTGTCGTCGATGGGCACGCGGATCTGCGTGCGATTGGCCTGGCGCAGCACGGTGGGAAACAGCAGCGGATGTTCCTCGACCTTGCCGTCCTTAAACACTCGCCGTTTGATAAAGCCGTGAGTGAATTCAGTGATTCCGTAATCGACCAGATTGTCGATCGTACCGCGCGTCGTGCTCTCGACTTTGAAACCGTCGGTAACCAGTTCCTGATGGAGAACATGCAGGTGCGCGGTGTCGACGGAATTCTCCATCGCCTGCAGCCAATTGCAGTCAAGCTGCGGCAACGCGCGCAGCCAGTGCCAGCCGTCGGTGCGCGCCCAGACATCGTACTTGGGCATCGCCGGCGCCGGCTGCGGACCGAAGTAGGCCCAGTAAAGTCCGGCGAGTTTTTGCACTGGATAAGCCTTTTGTTTGATCGTCAGACAAAATTTACTTTCCGGCGGCTCCGCCGGCGTATCGAGGCAGTTACCATTAATGTCGTACAGCCAACCGTGATAGGCGCAGGCGATGCCGCGCTCTTCGACGCGGCCGTAGGAGAGCGACACACCGCGATGGGCGCAGCGGTCGTGGAGCAATCCGACTTCGCCCTTGGGCGTTTGGAACAGCACCAAGTCTTCGCCGAGCCGGCGCAGAAACATCGTCGGATTCTCCGGCGTCAAGTCCGCCGCGATCGCCACCGGATGCCAATAGCGGCGCAACAATTCTCCGGCCGGCGTGCCGGGACCGACTTTGGTCATCATGTCATTTTCTTCAGTGGTAATCATATCTGCGTCTCCTCGATCAGCAGTCCTATTTCTTCTTCACGGATTATTTTTTGTTGGCAAAAACCTCGTCGATTAATTTGATCGCCGGATTGATATCTTTGGTTTCCGGATCGTCGATGTCGAAGTATTTCATGCCATCGCGGCGGCGCTCGGCGGTTGGAATATGTTCCTTAGAAATATCGATGCGGCGCGAGTTCTTGGGATCGCCGGGCGTGCTCATGGTTTTTTGCAACGTCGTCTGGCCTTCGCGCGACAGCCACCAGTTGACGAACACTTTGGCCGCGTTGGGATGCGGCGCTCGGTTCATCAACGCCACCTGGCCGTAGGCGGACGAAATATTCACGCCTTCTTTGAAATGATTGGCGTCGAATTCCTCCACCGGCAATCCCTGCGCTTTCGCCTTGGCCGTGCCCGAACTCTGCATCGGTAGTAGCACGGCGACCTTCCCCGCCGCTAGCCAATCCATCGCCTGGCGAAAGTCGCCGCTCATGGCGACATCCATCTCCAGATAAAATCGCCGCATAAATTCCGAGCCGATTTCCGGGTGATAGTAAAGATACTGGATCGTCGGTCCGACGCCGCGCAGCTTGCGAATGTCGATGGAACCGATCTTACCTTTGAGTTTGGGGTTGAGAAAATCCCAATAGGAGCGGTAATCTTTCGGATTGATTAGCTGGGTATTATAAGCCGGCGAACCGCCCGACGAGACATTGCCTTCGTAGACAAACATGTAGCTGGCTTCGCGATCGACATACTTATGTTTGCCTTCCCACCACTTTGACGAATCCGTAACCTCGGGCAGTAGCAGCGCCGGCCGAAGCGGATCGAGCATCTTGCCAAGATAGAGAACCTGATAGAGCGAAGTGCCGCCGCCGTTATAAACATCGGCAAGAAATTTTTCCGCCCGCCGTTCGGCGACGATGCGCGGCGCCAGTTGTGTGCCGATTCCCGGAACCAGGGTGACCTTGATCTTGGGAAAGGATCTTTGAAACACCCCGGCTTCGATGACCGCCGCGTAGCCGGCGATGTAAACAGTCAGCTGGCCTTCCGCCTCCGCCGCCTTGACGGTCCGCTCCCACTCGACTTGCCAAGCCGGCTTGGACTCGGCGGCGAAAGATGCATCGACCGAAAAGAATATAGTGATAGCAAAAATTATTAGGGCAAGTGCCATATGTTCATCACGTAGCAACGTTCCAACCCCTTTCGCCTCGAAGGGGAAAGGATGGGATAGGGGTGATGCATGGGTCACAGCAGCCGTGCAACTTTTCACTGCGTACTCGCGCTTTCGCACCCCCATCTTAATCTTCCCCCGTCGAGGGAAAAGAAATCGGAAGGAAGACCGGAAACGCGACAGCGACAACACCAGCGAACGTCCTACCGCAATCACAGCGGCCGAATAACCCGAAACCCAAAACCGGTAATTCGAAACATTTCAATCACTCCGGACTCGCCACCTGATGCGACAACATGATCTCTTTGCGCTGCTTGGCCGACTCCAACATCGCCAAGCAAACTTCCAACGTCGCCGCGCCCCAGCGCCCGCCATGAAACACCGGCCGCCCCTTCACCACCGCGTCGTATAACTCTTCGACTTCCGCCTCCCGGCCGCGGCTCCCAGCTGGAAGTTTAATTTCGCGCTGTTCGGTCTCGCCATAGATTTTCAAACCATCCGGCGTCTGGCGAATATCGCCCTTCTGGCAACTCACCACTGTATGACCGAAGAACGGCTGCTTACGCTCGCCGGCCCAGACATGGCTGTACTCGCCCTCGCGCTTGCCGCCGAAGCGCATGCCTTCTTTCAACTGCTCTTCTTCTTCCGCGCTGCGCACCGCCCGCAAACTTTTTCTGACATTCAAATTGGTCTCCGGGGCGCGATGCTGCCCACCCTCGCCGACCCAGTCGAATAACTCCGCCGTGTCGAAGAAACCGTAGCCACTATAGACCAACGTCGCCGGCGTGCCGTCGTCAAATTCTAAATAACAAGTGTAGCTGCCTTCCCACTGCCGCGCCGGGTCCCAGACGCCGGTCATGGCGCGCACGCTGCGCACCATGCCGCCGCCGATGAGACGAACGACGTCGACATGGTGCGGTCCTTGATTGAGCACCACGCCGCGGGTCATCGCCAGTTCATGTTTCATGCGCGGCCGGTACATGAACTCGTTGTAGTTCCAAGTATTGATCATGCACAGCTTGCCCAACTCGCCGCTCTTGACGATCTCGCGCATCTTGCGGATCGGCGCATCGAAACTGTGCGTGTGGCCGCACAACAGTTTGACGCCGTGCTTGTCCGCCGCCTCGTTCATGGCGTCGCACTCCGCCAGCGTCATCGCCATGGGCTTCTCGACGATAATATGCTTTCGGTGTTTCGCCGCGGTGATCGCGTGCTCGGCGTGGAGCGAATTGGGCGTGGCGATGTAAACCGCGTCGACGTTGGGGCTGGCGCAGAGATCTTCGATGCTGCTGTAGCCTTCGCCTTTATATTGCTCGCGAAACTTCGCCACCGCGTCGGCGCGCATGTCCGCCGCCGCGGTTATTTTAATGAAAGGGAGCTTGGCGATCGCCGGCATGATCTGCGTGCTGGCGACACCGAGCCCAGCCATGCCTAGACGAAGAATGTCACTCACTTACTTTCTTCCTTCCTTCCGCTCCGCCCCCTCGCCCGCGAAGCGGGAGAGGGATGGGGTGAGGGCAACTTCGAAGCAGATCACGCCCTCACCCTTGCCCTCTCCCATCGGAATGGGCGAGGGTTAAGAAAAACTGAAAATCATGCGTTGGCGCTTTGCTCTTTAATTTTTTCCTGCACGATGGCGCGGATATCCGCCGCCTTGGGCGCCACCTCGGAAATCACCGCCAGGTGCGAAAAATTATTCTTACTCGGATCGCGCACCACATGCAGCGGATCGCGCCCTTCCTTGATGTCTTGAATCCCCTTGAGCAAAAGCTTGCGCGCCGCCACGATCGCCTTATCGGAAGTCGCCAGATGTTCCTTAGTTCGATCCTGAATTTTCCCGGCGCCCTCGATCACGCAGGCATCCTGCGCCTGGAAATTGTAACCGATGCCGCTGAACGACTTGTTCTTCATCGACTCCCGGTCCTGCAAATAGCGATTGGCCTTGGTGCGGACCATGCGATAATCCGCCTGCAACTCGTCGCGCCCGCGCAGCATCATGGAGCGCTCCAGCGCGCGCTTGCGGCTGAAGACAATGACGAACTTCCAGTGATTGTGATCGTCGATGGGCACATGCCAGTTGACCGAATAGCCTTCCGCCGCGGTCTGGCCCGGAAAAGTGCTGAAGTTGGGCATGATGAAATTCGACGTGCGAAAATAAATCTTGTCGTCCTCGATGTTGCGTATTGAAAAAATCCGCACGCCGAAGTCGGTGAGTTCGACGTCGATATGCGGTGCGATATCGGCGCCGAACAGAGAATTGGGCGAACTCTCGCTGCCCGTCACGCGCCGTTTTTTGTCGGTGTCGGTGAGTTCAAGATTGCGATGCAAAAAAGATAGATGCACCGGATCGATGTTGCCCTCGTTGGATTGCAGATAATTGCACGAGTGATGAATCTTCGAGACGAAACGCTGGTCGTCGGGAACTTGCAGGAATTCGTAATTGGGCAGCAGCGGCGGCTCGCCAGGACCGATATAGGCAAGGATCACGCCGCCGATCTCGCGGCAGGGAAAAGCCGGCTGGCAATAAGCGGCGCGATGCTCGCCGCCGTTGGGCTCACCGGGTTGTTCGAGCACCTTGCCATTCACGTCATAGAGCCAGCCATGATAAATGCAGCGCAGCCCGCCATCTTCCAACCGGCCGTAACTCAGATCGGCGCCGCGATGACAGCAATGGGCATCGAGCACGCCGACGCGGCCGCGCTCGTCGCGAAAAATCACCAACTCCGCGCCCATCAAAGTCACAGCCACCGGCGCGCCGTCCGCTTTCAACTCCTCCGATAACGCCACCGGCTGCCAGTAGCGTCGCAACAACTCGCCGCACGGCGTCCCGGCATCGGTTTGAGTTAGCAGTTCGTTTTCTTCTCGCGAAATCATATCTCTGGTTACTTGACTAACTTAGGAAACTTCGCATCATCCGAATCTTCCCTCCTCTCCCTTGACGGGAGAGGATTGAGGTGAGGGTGCAAGAAGCTTTCAATACCCCTCACTCTAACTCTCTCCCGCAAGGGGAGAGAGAACCGTTCAGCTTAGGCTCACGCCCCCGGAAACGGAATCACGCTTTTAAACTTGGCGATGGTCTTCTCGCGCAGCTCGCGGCTCGAGCGGCTGACTTTGGGAAATTTATCGATCCAATGAAACGGCCGCACGGCGTAGAAAATCGCCCGGCCGTTGGTGTGATCTTTATTTTCTCTTTTCTCCGGCGGCATGCGCGGATCGAGCGGCGTCGACCAGCAGCCATCGATGATGTCGATGTTGGTCGGCGGATCGACCCGCGTCATCATCGCCCACAAAACTTCTTTCATATTAGTCGGATCGATGTCGTCGTCGACGACGACAACGTAACGGCCGTTGCGATTAGCCGCCGCGCAACTGAGCGCCGCTTGTCCGGCTTGCTTGGCATGGCCGGCAAATTTTTGTTTGATCGATACCACCGTCATGTACGAAGTATGATTGTAAACGCCGGCGATGTCTTGAACGCCCGCGCTCTCAAGTTGATCCCAGAGCACGCCCGCGGAAATATGCAGATCCATTTTCACCGCGCCCGGCCACAGCGGCGCCTCGTCTTCAAGGATCGGATCGTCGCGATGATAAATCGCTTTGATGCGAATGATCGGCTGATTTTCGCCGGTGCCGGCGGTCCCGCCGGAATAATATCCCGGCCATTCGCCGAACGGCCCTTCGGCGCGCGAATCTTCCGACGGCGGCGGGATCTCGCCCTCGATGGCGATCTCGGAGGACGCGGGAATCGGCAGTCCGGTGATTGGCCCGCGCAAAACTTCCAG
This region of Deltaproteobacteria bacterium genomic DNA includes:
- a CDS encoding aromatic ring-hydroxylating dioxygenase subunit alpha encodes the protein MITTEENDMMTKVGPGTPAGELLRRYWHPVAIAADLTPENPTMFLRRLGEDLVLFQTPKGEVGLLHDRCAHRGVSLSYGRVEERGIACAYHGWLYDINGNCLDTPAEPPESKFCLTIKQKAYPVQKLAGLYWAYFGPQPAPAMPKYDVWARTDGWHWLRALPQLDCNWLQAMENSVDTAHLHVLHQELVTDGFKVESTTRGTIDNLVDYGITEFTHGFIKRRVFKDGKVEEHPLLFPTVLRQANRTQIRVPIDDNHTWIVYVHFVPDSVQPRPANGEVPINYRKPFKNPPDARHPGTKHRLDEVDAQDFMAWETQGPVHDRTRERLAVSDHGVVQYREMLLREIKKVQQGEDPINFFRDLNHPIIDTKMEHSLKVGKAGGAAHLLPPKQ
- a CDS encoding extracellular solute-binding protein — its product is MGVRKREYAVKSCTAAVTHASPLSHPFPFEAKGVGTLLRDEHMALALIIFAITIFFSVDASFAAESKPAWQVEWERTVKAAEAEGQLTVYIAGYAAVIEAGVFQRSFPKIKVTLVPGIGTQLAPRIVAERRAEKFLADVYNGGGTSLYQVLYLGKMLDPLRPALLLPEVTDSSKWWEGKHKYVDREASYMFVYEGNVSSGGSPAYNTQLINPKDYRSYWDFLNPKLKGKIGSIDIRKLRGVGPTIQYLYYHPEIGSEFMRRFYLEMDVAMSGDFRQAMDWLAAGKVAVLLPMQSSGTAKAKAQGLPVEEFDANHFKEGVNISSAYGQVALMNRAPHPNAAKVFVNWWLSREGQTTLQKTMSTPGDPKNSRRIDISKEHIPTAERRRDGMKYFDIDDPETKDINPAIKLIDEVFANKK
- a CDS encoding Gfo/Idh/MocA family oxidoreductase gives rise to the protein MSDILRLGMAGLGVASTQIMPAIAKLPFIKITAAADMRADAVAKFREQYKGEGYSSIEDLCASPNVDAVYIATPNSLHAEHAITAAKHRKHIIVEKPMAMTLAECDAMNEAADKHGVKLLCGHTHSFDAPIRKMREIVKSGELGKLCMINTWNYNEFMYRPRMKHELAMTRGVVLNQGPHHVDVVRLIGGGMVRSVRAMTGVWDPARQWEGSYTCYLEFDDGTPATLVYSGYGFFDTAELFDWVGEGGQHRAPETNLNVRKSLRAVRSAEEEEQLKEGMRFGGKREGEYSHVWAGERKQPFFGHTVVSCQKGDIRQTPDGLKIYGETEQREIKLPAGSRGREAEVEELYDAVVKGRPVFHGGRWGAATLEVCLAMLESAKQRKEIMLSHQVASPE
- a CDS encoding UbiD family decarboxylase produces the protein MSELAYTDFRSFVEEAKKISDFRIIEGADWDAEIGALVESTAELVSQPPMLIFDKVKGYPAGFRVCSLPYAAYRRVALALGLPTDKTKLETLRLAARKVRNVEPIAPKEVSTSPLFENKLTGDDVNLLKFPALRFHENDGGRYFGPGGGLINRDPDNGYVNTGTYRMQLHDKKTLGLWMSPGQNGRQICAKYWDQGKSCPVVASYGQHPMVFMPSYTKFPYGRSEMEISGGLMGRPLEVLRGPITGLPIPASSEIAIEGEIPPPSEDSRAEGPFGEWPGYYSGGTAGTGENQPIIRIKAIYHRDDPILEDEAPLWPGAVKMDLHISAGVLWDQLESAGVQDIAGVYNHTSYMTVVSIKQKFAGHAKQAGQAALSCAAANRNGRYVVVVDDDIDPTNMKEVLWAMMTRVDPPTNIDIIDGCWSTPLDPRMPPEKRENKDHTNGRAIFYAVRPFHWIDKFPKVSRSSRELREKTIAKFKSVIPFPGA